Below is a window of Chloroflexi bacterium ADurb.Bin180 DNA.
TAGCTGGTTCTCCGTCCAGCCGCGGCCCGACACCGCTGAACTGAGAGCGCACGCCAACCGGGTCGCCGCCCCTGCCGCGAGTGCTGTAGGAGGCCACGGCGATGGCACTGTCAGCGGTGGCCGGTGAGGTGACCGTGTAGAACGCGTCCACGCTATCCATAAAGACCACGCCGCCCTCCCAGTTGCGATCCTGGTCGGTGAGATACAGGTTCACATTCAGCCCGTAGCTGAGACGGTTGGTGAGGCGCAACGTCCAGATGCCAGCATCGACCGGAGTGCCGTCGCCAAAGAGCCCAATGTCAAAGCGCACTGTGTCCCGGGGAGAGTGGTCGCGCGAGCTAATGACGATGTGCCCGGCCAGGGGGGTAACCGTGTCGTTTCCGGGTAGCTGCACAACCGACCCACCAGGCGAGACCAGCTCGACGCGCAGACCCGAATCCCAGCGGTGCCAGAGAATGCTCACCCATACCTGGGTAGTTGGCTGACCCAGGGGAACCATCAGCCGGACCTGGTGCGAGCCGGCTGTACCTAGGACGAGGTGCGCGTGTTTGGCGCCGTTGGCCAGGTTGCCGGCAGGGGCCACCTGAACGATCCCTCTGGCCGATTCGGCGTCGAGCATCTGCTCCAGGTTGGAGGAACCATCCAGGAACTCCTGAACCCAGCTACCGAATTCGTAGAGCATGACTCGGGCGCCGTTCCGCTCGGCCCAGGGGATGTAGACTGACGGTTCGTTGGTCCAGCAATCGGCGACCAACAGGCTGGCGCCAGGTGCTATTCCCACGTAGCGTCGCAGGCCGACCTGTCCACCGGCGACGATGCTGGCGGCCTGGGTGCCGTGGCCAGACCGGTCGGACGGCGAGTCGATCAGGTTGACGCCGCGGCGGGCCTGGACCTTGCTGCTTCCAAGAGCGACGAGAGTCTCGCTGATACCAATGGTCGAGTCGTGGTTCAGGTCGCGACCAAGCAGGATTGTTTCGCCGAACGCCGAGTGCGTCTCGGTGAATCCCGCGCTGGCACCCACGTCGCGCTGCGCGTTATTGTTGGCATCGATGTACAGCCAGTCCACGGAAGGCACATAGCCCGCGTGAACAGTGCCGGGGACCTCATCGCCAGCCTCAGAGGTCGCTCGCACAACACGAAGCAGCTCGCCCGAGTCGGCCTCGCCGTTAGCGTTGAGGTCGATGCAATCGATCCCCGGGTCCAGGGTCCCATTGTGGTTGACGTCGAGCCAGCCATAGGTCGCACCATCGTCGCGCCAAAAGTCGGGGTGGTAGACATCGATGCCGGTGTCGAACAGGGCAACGGTGATTCCCTCGCCAATGATGGGACGGCCGGCAGCATCGACCATGGCCCAGGCAGCGTCCGCGCCGACCTCGGGGGCGCTGAGGTCCAGCGCACCGGCCATGGCAGGTTTCCACACACTGTCGACGCGTTCGATGCCCGGCCAATCGGCCAGGCGTGCCAACGACTCCCAGGGCACCTCAACGGCGTGGACGCGGTCAAACGAGACGGGAGCAGAGCTCCAGTCGACACCCAGTGCCTCGGCCAGATGGGCCCTGTCCTCCGAACGCGGCTGGGCGCCGCGCTGGAAACGGACGGTGACGGGGATCCGCGAATCCTTGAGGTGCCCCTGGAGGGACTCGGGCAGCCCGCTGTGCCCTCGCAGTGCGGCGAGCATGCGCAGCGTCGAGTCCAGGCGGTCAGGCCGCTCGCCGCTTTGGACGCGCAAAAGACCAGCCGAGAGCAGCACCAGTGCAAGGACGATCAGGGTCCACCGCGACAGACGGGGCAAGCGCAAGTTGTTCCTCCAGTGTAGACAGTGCGGCTGAACAGTGCCGGTTTGTCATCGTTCCCACAGCGATCGATTGTAGGGCCGGAGCCCTGTCCGGGCAAATGCGCGCCCTTGTAGCAGCGATGTGGCCGATGGTATACTGCCCGTTGTGAAAGGGAGCAGGCGCAGCATGAACAACGAGGAACTCGTCAAGCGGGTATTCGCCAGCTTTGCCCGGCAGTATGGCGGCGGGAAGCCACGCTGTTTCCGCGCCCCGGGCAGGGTCAACCTGATTGGCGAGCACACGGACTATAACGACGGCTTCGTCTTGCCTGCAGCCATCAATCGGCAGGCGATTCTGGCGGTGCGCCGGCGACCTGACCAACTGGTTCGCCTCTACTCCGACCAGTTCCGGCAATCAACGGCCTTTGACCTCCAGGCTATCGTGTCCGACCCCGGCGCCTCCTGGAGCAACTACATCCGGGGCGTGGCGCTGGTGCTGCAGTCACGGGGGTTTCACCTGTGCGGTCTGGATGCTGTGGTTGCCGGGGATGTGCCCATGGGGGCCGGTCTTTCGTCGTCGGCCGCCCTGGAGGTGGCGGCGGCTGCGGCCTGGCGCAGCGTAGCCGAGCTCGAGCTCGATGATGTGGACCTGGCGCTCATCTGCCAGCAGGCAGAGCGCGAGTTCGTGGGCGTACAGTGCGGGATTATGGACCAGTTCATCTCCACGCTTGGACGCTCGGGCCACGCCCTGTTAATCGATTGTCGCTCGCTCGGCTATGAGCACATCCCCATACCGGAGGGCATTTCCGTTGTGGTCTGTGACACCAGGAAGCGACGCGGGCTAGTGGATTCCAAGTACAACGAACGGCGGCGCG
It encodes the following:
- the galK gene encoding Galactokinase, whose translation is MNNEELVKRVFASFARQYGGGKPRCFRAPGRVNLIGEHTDYNDGFVLPAAINRQAILAVRRRPDQLVRLYSDQFRQSTAFDLQAIVSDPGASWSNYIRGVALVLQSRGFHLCGLDAVVAGDVPMGAGLSSSAALEVAAAAAWRSVAELELDDVDLALICQQAEREFVGVQCGIMDQFISTLGRSGHALLIDCRSLGYEHIPIPEGISVVVCDTRKRRGLVDSKYNERRRECERGVALLSKRLPQVRALRDVTLRQLEAYANDLPELILKRCRHVVTENERVVRMVDSLRRGDLAEVGRQMALSHLSLRDDYAVSCTELDAMAEAAQGTQGTIGARMTGAGFGGCAVALVQTALLGDWVPAVLARYRAATRIQGETYICQAADGASEVTPEQA
- a CDS encoding Subtilase family protein, encoding MRLPRLSRWTLIVLALVLLSAGLLRVQSGERPDRLDSTLRMLAALRGHSGLPESLQGHLKDSRIPVTVRFQRGAQPRSEDRAHLAEALGVDWSSAPVSFDRVHAVEVPWESLARLADWPGIERVDSVWKPAMAGALDLSAPEVGADAAWAMVDAAGRPIIGEGITVALFDTGIDVYHPDFWRDDGATYGWLDVNHNGTLDPGIDCIDLNANGEADSGELLRVVRATSEAGDEVPGTVHAGYVPSVDWLYIDANNNAQRDVGASAGFTETHSAFGETILLGRDLNHDSTIGISETLVALGSSKVQARRGVNLIDSPSDRSGHGTQAASIVAGGQVGLRRYVGIAPGASLLVADCWTNEPSVYIPWAERNGARVMLYEFGSWVQEFLDGSSNLEQMLDAESARGIVQVAPAGNLANGAKHAHLVLGTAGSHQVRLMVPLGQPTTQVWVSILWHRWDSGLRVELVSPGGSVVQLPGNDTVTPLAGHIVISSRDHSPRDTVRFDIGLFGDGTPVDAGIWTLRLTNRLSYGLNVNLYLTDQDRNWEGGVVFMDSVDAFYTVTSPATADSAIAVASYSTRGRGGDPVGVRSQFSGVGPRLDGEPAIALAAPGHFADVATASSRSVEGGSFGQYRWFGGTSAAAAHVAGAVALVRQAYPYLRPEAVGEWLRNSARADLQTGVVPNERWGSGKLDVAAALGAIPTPTATPAARLHLPLVLRKRP